The stretch of DNA AGGAGTCTTTCGTTTCTCGTCGGAAAGACCTTAGTGGATGCACACATCCCATCTTTCCGTGTCTCGAAAAATCGAAAAACTCCCCGCCAGTCGATGTCTTTTTAGAGCTTACCCACCAGGTCGATGCTGGGTTTAAGCGTCTCTGCGCCCTGCTTCCACTTTGCGGGGCATACCTCGCCGGGATGCGATGCAACGAATTGTGCTGCCGAAACCTTGCGCACCAGTTCTTCGGCGTTGCGGCCTACGCTGTTGTCTTGAATCTCGGCAATCTTGATTTTTCCTTCGGGATTCACCACGAACGTACCGCGATAGGCCATTCCTTCCTCCTCGATAAAGACGCCAAAGCCTTTTGCCAGCACGCCAAGAGGATCGGCCAGCATGGGATAGGTAATCTTCTTGATGCTCTCCGAAGCGTCGTGCCAAGCCTTATGAACGAAGTGAGTGTCGCAACTCACCGAGTAAACCTCTACGCCCATCTTCTTGAGTTCCTCGTATTTCTCGGCGAGGTCTACCAGTTCGGTAGGGCAAACGAAGGTGAAGTCGGCGGGATAGAAGAAGAACACGGCCCACTTACCCTTTACATCCTCGTTTGAAACGGTTTTGAACTCTCCATTCTGAAAAGCCTGTACCTTAAATTCAGGCATTTGTGCATTGATGATTGATTCCATAATGATTCTTTTTTATTTCTTTTTTGTAATCTGTTGTCTCTATATTTTGTTGTATGTCGCCCCATCTCCGATTGGGTGCAGGAGAGGGATGACAACTTATTTGAGTCGGCCTTCCACTACCGTCCAGTCGATAATGTCCCACACAGCGGCAATATGATCCACGCGACGGTTCTGATAATCCAGATAGTAAGCATGCTCCCAGACGTCCAATCCCAAGAGAGGTGTGAGTCCATGTCGCAGCGGATTGCCGGCATTTGCTTCTTTGGTGATGATGAGTTTGCCGTCTTTGTCTTGTGAAAGCCAGGCCCAGCCCGACCCGAAGAGCGTGGCAGCCGCCTGAGCAAACTCCTTTTTAAAGTTCTCTACGCTTCCAAAGTCTCTCGTCAGTACCTCGGCCATCTTTCCGGTGGGCTCGTTTCCCTTCACCGGAGCCTTGAACTGCTGGAAATAAAGGGCGTGATTCAGTGTCTGGCCGGCATTGTTGAAGATGGCACCATCGGGAGCCGACGTCACGATCTCTTCCACATGTTTTCCCTCAAACTCAGTTCCTGCAATCAGCGTGTTGAGCGTATTGACGTAGTTTTGCAGGTGCTTGCCATAGTGAAAAGCAATGGTCTGCTCGCTGATAACCGGTTCCAATGCGTTTTCGGCATAAGGAAGGGTGGGCATTTGTATATTCATAACAATCAATAATTTAGTTAAAAACATTTCTTTTTCTTATTCTGCACTGCAAAGGTAAGAACAAATCTCCGCGTTTCAAACAGATATTCTCTATCGAATCATAGATCTCATCTATACCATTCTTTTCTTCCTTATGACCTACTCTTTTTCTCCTTACTTCTCGTTTTCTTAGCTTTTGCACGCCAAAAGCTAAGAAAACGCCATGCAAAAGCTAAGAGATGGACGTGCAAAAGGATAGCTTTTGAAAGTTTATCTCTATCATGTTGATTATCAATGGATTGTAAACGCGATTTTCTAACTGGAGAAATCGCTCAGAGAAGGGCCTCCCCACAGAAGGAAACTGGACGACGGGCGGCGACTCCAACTGATTATTTTTCTAATTTTAAATTGAAGAAACGATGGCAGTATTCTTATCGTTGTATCAAGACAACCAGCAACTGCACCACGGTTGTTATTAACAAACGAATCTAAGACCTCTAAGCTAAGGGAGAGACGGGTAAGTAGACAAATGATTATCAGCGAGTTACAAACCCGATTTTTGAGTCCTTTCTCCTTCCCGTTTTTAACAATTGAAGAGGAACGGAAGGCGATAACGAAGACGCCTGAACCTGAACTGGGTGATGCAAGGAGAGGGCTAACCTCATTGGCTCTTGGTCTTAGAGGCGCAACCTGCCGAATCTTCAGGGAAAAACGCTATCTTTGCGTGGAAAAATCTAAGAAGATGAGAAAAAGAATCTGGAAAACTCTCTGTCGGCAGACCGTCTTTGTGGGTCTGCTCCTTGTGGTCTGCCTCGGAACCAGTGCGCAGAAGCTCATTCCCGCACCCGTAGAACTGAAACCATTGGGTGGGAAAACGCGCGTGAGAACCGTAGACGAGCGCATCGACTCCCGTCTCAAGTTACCCGCTGAGGGCTATATGCTCACCGTTTCTGCCGACGGACGGGCTGCCATTCGGGCCAAAGACCACCGCGGAATTCTTTGGGCCAAAGCCACTCTGCGACAGCTTGCTGCCGAAGACGGAACAACGCCCTGCGTGCGGATCAAAGACTATCCTGCCTTTCCTCTGCGCGGCTTCATGCACGACACAGGGCGCAACTTCCGTTCGGTGGAACAACTCAAAAAAGACCTCGAACTTCTCTCCGCCTATAAGCTCAATCTCTTTCACTGGCATCTCACCGACCATCCCGCCTGGCGCATCCAATGCCGAGCCTATCCGCAACTGAACGATGCCCGGTTTCAGCGTGCCGGGCGCGATGAGGGTCGTTTTTACACCTACGACGAGATACGCCACGTCATCGCCTATGCTCGAGAACTGGGCATTACCGTGCTGCCCGAGATCGATATGCCCGGACATAGTCAGTATTTCGAGAAAGCTTTCGGATTCTCCATGGCTTCAAAACAGGGGATGGAGGTGCTGAAGAAATGTCTCGACGAATTTTTCGGCGAAATCTCTCGCCAAGATTGCCCCATGATTCACATCGGAAGCGACGAAATCCACATCGACAATCCGCAAGCCTTTATCCGCTTTTGCGAAGAAGTGGCCCATCAACACGGTCGGCAGGTGGTGGTATGGGATCCCGGTTTGAAGGCCTCGCCAACGGCCATCGCTCAGGTGTGGCGCGAGAATCAGATGGGCGACGTAGATGCTACCGCCTATCCTCATCGTTACATCGACTCCTACATGGGTTATCTCAACAAAGGGAATCCCTTCTGCAACGTCGTTAAATACCTTTTGCACACCCCCTGCGGAGTGTCCTCCGCCAATGGAAAAGCACTGGGCGGCATCCTCTGTTTGTGGAACGATGTCCGCGTGGCCGATCAGCGTCTCCTCTTCCCCCACAACGGCATGCCGCAGTGTCTGCTCCCCTTTGCCGAGCGATTCTGGCGGGGCGGAACAGCTCTGCCCATGGGTGAAGAGAATCTGTTGCCTCCTGCCGGCAGCGAATGGCATCGGCGTGTAACCGA from Prevotella sp. oral taxon 475 encodes:
- the ahpC gene encoding alkyl hydroperoxide reductase subunit C; the encoded protein is MESIINAQMPEFKVQAFQNGEFKTVSNEDVKGKWAVFFFYPADFTFVCPTELVDLAEKYEELKKMGVEVYSVSCDTHFVHKAWHDASESIKKITYPMLADPLGVLAKGFGVFIEEEGMAYRGTFVVNPEGKIKIAEIQDNSVGRNAEELVRKVSAAQFVASHPGEVCPAKWKQGAETLKPSIDLVGKL
- a CDS encoding superoxide dismutase: MFLTKLLIVMNIQMPTLPYAENALEPVISEQTIAFHYGKHLQNYVNTLNTLIAGTEFEGKHVEEIVTSAPDGAIFNNAGQTLNHALYFQQFKAPVKGNEPTGKMAEVLTRDFGSVENFKKEFAQAAATLFGSGWAWLSQDKDGKLIITKEANAGNPLRHGLTPLLGLDVWEHAYYLDYQNRRVDHIAAVWDIIDWTVVEGRLK
- a CDS encoding family 20 glycosylhydrolase; the protein is MRKRIWKTLCRQTVFVGLLLVVCLGTSAQKLIPAPVELKPLGGKTRVRTVDERIDSRLKLPAEGYMLTVSADGRAAIRAKDHRGILWAKATLRQLAAEDGTTPCVRIKDYPAFPLRGFMHDTGRNFRSVEQLKKDLELLSAYKLNLFHWHLTDHPAWRIQCRAYPQLNDARFQRAGRDEGRFYTYDEIRHVIAYARELGITVLPEIDMPGHSQYFEKAFGFSMASKQGMEVLKKCLDEFFGEISRQDCPMIHIGSDEIHIDNPQAFIRFCEEVAHQHGRQVVVWDPGLKASPTAIAQVWRENQMGDVDATAYPHRYIDSYMGYLNKGNPFCNVVKYLLHTPCGVSSANGKALGGILCLWNDVRVADQRLLFPHNGMPQCLLPFAERFWRGGTALPMGEENLLPPAGSEWHRRVTEFERRLSWHRDHLLYDWDMRWVANADLHWRVSLPQPRGTHPDSLRWTEAWGGTVNLIELVKRHHIPLLPTMDAWMETQLFVPRDTVITAWVGFETPPRSSRISDGIGYQGYWESQGRLFVGHQEIFPPEPWAEPGKYRYHEQTWRQAPSEIPYTNEQFFWMRSPARLPLKAGRNTIRLYCPRVFPNESWFVSFIPIHLDANGHVSEAQGIQFY